One segment of Solanum stenotomum isolate F172 chromosome 1, ASM1918654v1, whole genome shotgun sequence DNA contains the following:
- the LOC125867825 gene encoding protein argonaute 4A-like, which translates to MLLQMASSKDEGTATKSDRLPMARQGTGSKGQKIRLLTNHFRVGMNNSDGHFFHYSVAINYEDGNPVEVKGIGRKILDKVHQTYSMELAGKDFAYDGEKSLFTIGALPGNKFEFDVVLEDVSSSRTTRGSPGGSPSDVDRKRSKNQPWSKAYKVVIKYAAKIPMQAIANALRGQDSEQYQEAVRVLDIILRQHAAKRGCLIVRQSFFHNEPRNFVDLGGGVSGCRGFHASFRATQGGLSLNMDVSTTMIVKPGAVIDFLLANQNAKDPYQIDWSKAKRMLKSLRIKASPSNREYKITGLSDKPCREQTFTLKQKNGDGGMQEVETSVYDYFTHHRRIPLQYSGDFPCINVGKPKHPTFIPLELCSLVSLQRYTKALSNLQRASLVEKSRQKPQERMRTLTDALKTSNYKADPLLGSAGISINDQFTQVDGRILPTPKLRVGDDQDLFPRNGRWNFNQKRLVEPVKLERWAAVNFSARCDVRKLCMDLQRCGKMKGIFINPPFQHIFEENQQYRRNPAPVRVEKMLEELKSKLPAPPQFLLCILPERKNSDLYGPWKKRNLADLGIVTQCIAPTKINDQYLTNVLLKINAKLGGMNSFLTTELSPTLPQISKVATIIIGMDVSHGSPGRADAPSIAAVVSSRQWPFISRYRAAVCTQSPKLEMIDSLFKKVSDTEDEGLFRELLRDFYVSSKNVKPEHIIIFRDGVSESQFNQVINIELNQIIEACNHLEEDWSPKFTVIVAQKNHHTRFFQTNSPDNVPPGTVIDNAVCHPKTNDFYMCAHAGPIGTTRPTHYHILHDEIGFSADDMQELVHSLSYVYQRSTTAISVVAPICYAHLAAAQVAQFIKFDEISEATSSHGGVSTAGTVLVPPLPRLHKNVRSSMFFC; encoded by the exons AT GTTATTACAAATGGCCTCTTCAAAAGATGAAGGTACAGCAACAAAATCAGACCGTCTTCCTATGGCTCGACAAGGAACTGGGTCAAAGGGACAGAAGATTCGCCTACTCACCAACCATTTCAGAGTAGGGATGAACAACTCTGATGGGCACTTCTTCCACTATAGT GTTGCTATAAATTATGAAGATGGAAACCCCGTAGAGGTGAAAGGAATTGGACGAAAAATCCTTGACAAGGTCCACCAAACTTATTCAATGGAGCTAGCTGGCAAAGACTTTGCTTATGATGGGGAGAAGAGCTTGTTCACTATTGGTGCACTGCCTGGGAACaagtttgagtttgatgttgtCCTGGAGGATGTCTCTTCATCTAG AACTACTCGAGGCAGCCCTGGAGGGAGCCCAAGTGATGTTGATAGGAAAAGATCAAAGAACCAGCCATGGTCAAAGGCATACAAAGTGGTTATTAAGTATGCTGCAAAAATACCAATGCAAGCCATTGCAAATGCACTCCGGGGACAAGATTCTGAACAGTATCAAGAGGCAGTGAGAGTGCTTGACATAATTCTGAGGCAGCATGCTGCCAAACG GGGCTGCCTTATTGTGCGCCAGTCTTTTTTTCACAATGAGCCTCGAAACTTTGTTGATCTTGGTGGAGGAGTTTCAGGATGCCGAGGTTTCCATGCAAGCTTCCGGGCCACACAGGGAGGCCTTTCATTGAACATGG ATGTGTCAACCACAATGATTGTGAAGCCAGGGGCAGTGATAGATTTCCTTCTTGCCAATCAAAATGCAAAAGATCCTTACCAGATTGATTGGTCCAAG GCAAAGAGGATGCTGAAGAGTCTGAGGATCAAGGCCAGCCCTTCAAATAGGGAATACAAAATCACCGGCCTCAGTGATAAGCCTTGCAGAGAGCAGAC TTTCACGTTAAAGCAGAAAAATGGGGATGGGGGAATGCAAGAGGTTGAGACGTCTGTTTATGATTATTTCACTCATCATCGCCGTATTCCTTTACAATATTCTGGAGATTTTCCTTGCATTAACGTTGGGAAACCAAAGCACCCAACATTTATTCCTCTTGAG TTATGCTCTCTGGTGTCTCTGCAACGCTACACCAAGGCCCTGTCCAATCTACAAAGAGCTTCCCTTGTAGAAAAATCCCGACAAAAGCCCCAAGAAAGGATGAGAACATTGACCGAT GCTCTAAAGACCAGCAACTATAAGGCTGACCCTCTTCTTGGGTCTGCTGGAATTTCAATCAATGATCAGTTTACTCAAGTTGATGGTCGTATCTTGCCAACTCCAAAG TTGAGGGTGGGGGACGATCAAGACTTGTTTCCTAGAAATGGAAGATGGAATTTTAACCAGAAG CGATTGGTTGAACCGGTCAAACTTGAGCGTTGGGCAGCTGTGAACTTTTCTGCCCGTTGTGATGTTCGTAAGCTTTGTATGGATCTACAAAGGTGTGGGAAAATGAAAGGAATT TTCATCAATCCACCATTTCAGCATATCTTTGAGGAGAATCAGCAGTACAGGCGAAATCCTGCTCCTGTGAGAGTTGAGAAAATGTTAGAAGAATTGAAATCAAAACTTCCAGCTCCACCTCAGTTCCTTCTATGCATTCTTCCAGAGAGAAAGAACTCTGACCTTTATG GCCCCTGGAAGAAAAGGAATTTAGCTGATCTTGGAATTGTTACACAGTGCATTGCTCCTACAAAGATCAATGATCAGTACCTTACCAATGTGCTCCTGAAAATCAATGCAAAG CTGGGCGGCATGAATTCCTTTTTGACTACAGAGCTTTCCCCTACACTACCTCAGATTTCCAAAGTCGCCACTATCATTATTGGGATGGATGTCTCTCATGGCTCACCTGGACGAGCAGATGCTCCATCCATTGCAGCG GTGGTCAGCTCTAGACAATGGCCCTTTATTTCACGCTATCGAGCAGCTGTTTGTACACAGTCACCAAAGCTGGAAATGATAGATTCTCTGTTCAAGAAAGTATCAGATACCGAAGATGAGGGCCTTTTCAG GGAGCTGCTCAGGGACTTCTATGTTAGTTCAAAAAATGTGAAACCTGAGCATATCATCATCTTCAG AGATGGAGTAAGTGAGTCCCAGTTCAACCAAGTCATTAACATTGAGCTCAATCAGATTATCGAG GCCTGTAATCATCTGGAAGAAGATTGGTCTCCAAAGTTCACTGTCATTGTTGCACAAAAGAACCACCACACAAGATTTTTCCAGACCAACTCACCGGATAATGTTCCTCCTG GGACTGTGATTGACAATGCAGTTTGCCATCCAAAGACCAATGACTTCTACATGTGTGCTCATGCTGGACCTATT GGAACAACAAGACCTACACACTACCATATTCTGCATGATGAAATTGGATTCTCAGCAGATGACATGCAAGAGCTGGTCCATTCATTGTCTTATGT GTATCAGAGAAGTACCACAGCCATCTCTGTTG TTGCACCTATATGTTATGCCCACTTGGCAGCAGCACAGGTGGCACAGTTTATCAAGTTTGATGAAATTTCAGAGGCCACCTCGAGCCATGGTGGAGTTTCAACAGCCGGTACTGTTCTAGTCCCTCCATTGCCTCGGCTTCACAAGAATGTTCGCAGTTCAATGTTCTTCTGCTAA